One genomic window of Anaerolineae bacterium includes the following:
- a CDS encoding Phenylpropionate dioxygenase, with product MSTFTETEIKKIKEYIQSRQEWHGLPRPFYHDELVYRAELEVFWRRGWLFAGHACQIPNPGDYFLYDIDTDSVIIARGDDGAVKAFHNVCRHRGSLVCVEPEGHVHRFICPYHQWAYGRDGRLVTYRGMQEGLDKSQLGLRPVHVRDVEGLIFISLAENPPDFEPAYEAIAPYARPQGFNRAKIAKILDYEVPANWKLVWENNRECYHCNVNHPQYIKANFDHYNEDDTIERVAVQLHAVTTRSEEKWAKLGLAVTHTKTGMSEFPDPDTGLWYLANRTPLVDGYVSESMDGKQVAPLMGDYPDPDVGTLRIRTMPNFWNHSSCDHGVSVRLTPNGIYSTKVRMYWVVDQNAEEGKDYQLEKLLPFWQLTAEQDWDICKNAQLGVNSRAYIPGPLSTYKEYNVDRFLRWYLKELDKGISA from the coding sequence ATGAGCACATTTACAGAGACAGAAATCAAAAAAATCAAAGAATACATTCAATCCCGGCAGGAGTGGCATGGCTTACCACGCCCCTTCTATCATGATGAACTGGTGTATCGCGCCGAGTTAGAGGTTTTCTGGCGCAGGGGCTGGTTGTTTGCCGGGCATGCCTGTCAGATTCCCAATCCAGGCGATTATTTTCTCTACGACATTGACACCGACTCGGTCATCATCGCCCGCGGCGATGATGGGGCAGTGAAGGCATTTCATAATGTCTGCCGCCACCGTGGCTCGCTGGTGTGTGTCGAACCCGAAGGGCATGTCCATCGTTTTATCTGTCCCTATCATCAATGGGCGTATGGACGCGATGGACGTCTGGTCACTTATCGCGGCATGCAGGAAGGGCTGGATAAATCGCAGCTTGGACTGCGCCCGGTGCATGTGCGCGATGTCGAAGGGTTGATCTTTATCAGCCTTGCCGAAAATCCGCCGGATTTTGAGCCGGCTTACGAAGCAATTGCTCCTTACGCCCGGCCGCAAGGTTTCAACCGTGCCAAGATTGCCAAGATTCTGGATTATGAAGTGCCGGCGAACTGGAAGCTGGTTTGGGAAAACAACCGCGAGTGCTATCACTGCAACGTCAATCATCCACAGTACATTAAAGCCAACTTTGATCATTATAACGAAGACGACACCATCGAAAGGGTCGCTGTCCAATTGCATGCTGTGACCACCCGCTCGGAGGAAAAGTGGGCAAAACTGGGATTGGCCGTCACGCACACCAAAACGGGCATGTCAGAGTTTCCCGATCCGGACACCGGTTTGTGGTATCTGGCGAACCGCACGCCGCTGGTGGATGGCTATGTCAGCGAGAGCATGGATGGCAAGCAGGTGGCACCTCTGATGGGGGATTACCCCGACCCAGACGTGGGTACCCTGCGCATTCGCACCATGCCCAACTTCTGGAATCATTCCAGTTGTGATCATGGCGTCTCGGTGCGTTTGACCCCCAACGGCATTTACTCTACCAAAGTACGCATGTACTGGGTGGTAGATCAAAACGCCGAAGAGGGCAAGGATTATCAACTGGAGAAACTCCTGCCGTTCTGGCAGTTGACCGCCGAACAAGACTGGGATATTTGTAAGAATGCCCAGTTGGGTGTAAACTCGCGGGCATACATACCTGGACCGCTCTCGACTTATAAGGAGTACAACGTCGATCGCTTCTTGCGCTGGTATCTGAAAGAACTCGACAAGGGCATCTCAGCGTAA
- a CDS encoding thiamine ABC transporter, transmembrane component, whose amino-acid sequence MKRVNVFAWIIFILGIIYFFLPLFSTFEFSLRMKKGVYSFEAYRVAFQDPKFYYNFGYSVLWAVLTIIFSLILVVPTAYWVHWRLPKARPIVEFITLMPFVTPAVVLTFGLIRLYGSPPLVLTSTPIPLIAGYIVLSLPYMFRSVDAGLRAIDIRTLTEAALSLGAGWGTIITQVIFPNIRVAILSGVFLTFAIVMGEFVFASLLSWPAFATYLEEIGSMRAYTPQALSLMSFFITWSMMMLIQWLGRGAAGAEEVAVGH is encoded by the coding sequence ATGAAACGCGTCAATGTCTTTGCCTGGATCATCTTTATTTTGGGGATCATTTACTTCTTCCTGCCCCTTTTCTCGACGTTTGAGTTCAGCTTGAGAATGAAAAAAGGGGTTTATTCCTTTGAGGCTTATCGAGTAGCTTTTCAGGATCCAAAGTTTTACTACAATTTTGGGTATTCGGTTCTGTGGGCTGTTCTGACCATCATTTTTAGCCTGATTCTGGTCGTCCCAACAGCCTATTGGGTTCACTGGAGATTACCCAAAGCGCGCCCGATTGTGGAATTTATCACCTTAATGCCCTTTGTTACGCCAGCAGTTGTGCTAACCTTCGGATTGATTCGTTTGTATGGATCGCCGCCATTGGTGCTCACTTCGACACCGATTCCCTTGATCGCTGGCTATATCGTTCTCTCTCTTCCATATATGTTTCGGTCGGTGGATGCCGGCTTACGTGCCATTGACATTCGAACCCTGACCGAAGCAGCCTTGAGTCTAGGGGCAGGCTGGGGCACAATTATCACACAGGTTATCTTTCCGAATATTCGGGTGGCGATCTTGAGCGGGGTATTTCTAACTTTTGCAATTGTAATGGGAGAGTTTGTTTTTGCATCCTTACTCTCCTGGCCGGCCTTTGCTACCTATCTGGAGGAAATCGGGTCGATGCGCGCCTATACGCCTCAGGCATTGTCCTTGATGAGCTTTTTCATTACCTGGTCAATGATGATGCTGATTCAATGGCTTGGGCGTGGCGCCGCCGGTGCCGAGGAAGTCGCGGTCGGACACTAG
- a CDS encoding Trimethylamine methyltransferase family protein codes for MITGGFVKILILEQIVFTYSELLTAEQVERTHQASLQILAEVGMLVRNEKARQIFARHGCQVDEETHLVRFPPQVVEEFRQMLPPKFVFRGRDERFDKVLPDDSPVIVTASSAPNIIDPLSGEERRSTSEDIARIAYLINELPGYDVFSISTLAEDAPPGYFTLARLYPALKNCLKPVRSTATDLDDAQKVLQLGALIAGDEKTYAQRPFITHHFCPVVSPLTMDVASTELTIFFTEKGFPVYPSIVPNGGLTSPMTMSGTLVQGNAEFLAAAVLMQMVKPQTPLIYSTLPTIADMRTGAYASGGVECGMLHMAFAQMARFYGVPSGGYIGLSNSKINDAQSGFETGISSTAALLGGANMLNMGGLLDALKAFDFAKAVIDDEIAQMLKRIQRGMEFSEENLALDVIAEVKPGGTFMTHKHTVKWMRKAALMPRIADRDPREVWEKRGALDAYQRAKQRAAEILANPNPALFPPEIEDRIRAAFPQMVRGEVTPIQIG; via the coding sequence ATGATTACGGGAGGCTTTGTCAAAATCTTGATATTGGAGCAGATTGTGTTTACCTATTCAGAATTGCTAACCGCCGAACAAGTTGAACGCACCCATCAGGCTTCGTTGCAAATTCTGGCTGAAGTTGGAATGCTGGTGCGCAACGAAAAAGCGCGTCAAATCTTTGCCCGACACGGTTGCCAGGTGGATGAAGAAACGCATCTGGTGCGCTTCCCGCCTCAGGTGGTGGAGGAATTTCGCCAGATGTTGCCACCCAAATTCGTCTTTCGCGGGCGAGACGAGAGATTCGATAAAGTGTTGCCGGATGATAGCCCGGTCATTGTGACTGCGTCCTCCGCTCCGAATATCATCGATCCGCTCAGCGGAGAGGAACGGCGCTCGACCTCGGAGGACATCGCCCGCATTGCCTATTTGATCAACGAACTGCCCGGCTACGATGTCTTCTCCATTTCGACCCTTGCCGAAGATGCGCCGCCGGGCTATTTTACGCTGGCGCGCCTCTATCCGGCGCTGAAGAACTGCCTGAAGCCGGTGCGCAGCACGGCAACGGACCTGGATGATGCCCAAAAGGTGCTTCAGTTAGGCGCGCTGATCGCTGGCGATGAAAAGACCTACGCCCAGCGACCTTTTATCACCCACCACTTCTGCCCGGTCGTTTCACCCCTGACCATGGATGTGGCTTCGACCGAATTGACCATTTTCTTCACCGAAAAGGGTTTTCCAGTTTATCCGAGCATTGTCCCAAACGGCGGTCTGACCTCTCCGATGACGATGAGTGGCACGCTGGTGCAGGGCAACGCTGAATTTCTGGCGGCGGCGGTCTTGATGCAAATGGTCAAACCGCAAACCCCGCTGATCTATTCAACCCTGCCAACCATCGCCGATATGCGCACCGGGGCGTACGCCTCGGGTGGGGTGGAGTGCGGGATGCTGCACATGGCTTTTGCCCAAATGGCGCGCTTCTATGGCGTCCCCAGTGGTGGTTATATCGGCTTGAGCAACTCCAAAATCAACGATGCCCAATCGGGCTTTGAAACCGGCATTTCCTCCACCGCAGCCTTGTTGGGCGGTGCAAATATGCTCAATATGGGCGGGTTGCTGGATGCCCTGAAGGCGTTTGACTTTGCCAAAGCGGTGATTGATGATGAGATCGCCCAAATGCTCAAGCGTATCCAGCGCGGCATGGAATTCAGTGAAGAAAACCTGGCTTTGGATGTTATCGCCGAGGTTAAACCAGGCGGTACCTTTATGACCCATAAGCACACTGTCAAGTGGATGCGCAAAGCCGCTCTTATGCCGCGCATTGCCGACCGCGACCCGCGCGAGGTGTGGGAAAAGCGTGGCGCGCTGGATGCCTATCAACGCGCAAAACAACGCGCCGCTGAAATTTTGGCGAACCCGAACCCAGCCCTGTTCCCGCCTGAAATCGAAGACCGCATTCGGGCGGCTTTCCCGCAGATGGTGCGCGGTGAGGTGACACCGATCCAGATCGGATAA
- a CDS encoding Sarcosine dehydrogenase, giving the protein MKEQAQVVVIGGGIFGVSIAYHLAKRGWTDVVLLEKMDIASGETGHAAGLVTQFATSETLMQIRKYSVELYTQLGLLNVVGSLRVASSPEQFKELQRSVSRAKGIGMEVEIISPAEAVKIMPALSDKDLYGAIYLPDDGHLDPYLTTTHMAGLAKEMGVEICTNTRVTGIELTPRGEIERVLTDKGAIRTEIVINAAGLWAPRVAAMAGIHIPTTPVDHQHIALKAIPGKEFDHKTPCLRDPDNLIYLREEQGGLVIGGYEPNPKERWIDGVPWEHGNTSLPPDFERFEQLLEGAIRRIPILENAEMLKLICHPGAYSPDCQPMIGPMPQVRGMWMACGMSLNGFGGAGGIGKLLAEWIIDGEPSWDVYAFKASRFGNYYTSYYYTTERTREGVKYYYRLKFPNDENEWARPHRVSPLHHRLQELGAVFGEKFGWERVNYFQPGQESRRMGADQRKWGWGKPPYFERLRVEHTAARERVAIFDFTSFGKIELRGPGALPLLQRVADSNIDRPVGSAIYTQFLNTRGGVEADLTVTRLGEDRFWVITGSSFIANDLAWLRMHQRPEDGEVEIRDITTEWACIPVWGPQARATLAKVTGDDVSNAAIPYLRAAWIEINGTKVLAQRVSYIGELGWELYVPWERAIQVWDRLWAAGQEFGIEPGGYKVADCLRLEKGYRYFTGDVTPRENPYEAGLGFCVDLEKGDFIGKEALLKAKQEGIRRKLCTLTLEGEDWLPVYGGEAVYLDGKVISRVRSGGYGFTVKKNIIYAYLPLELAKAGNAFQVELFDQRVQAVVGPTVLVDPKGEKLRA; this is encoded by the coding sequence GTGAAAGAACAAGCCCAAGTCGTTGTCATCGGAGGCGGAATTTTTGGGGTTAGCATTGCCTATCATCTTGCCAAACGGGGCTGGACGGATGTCGTGCTGCTGGAAAAGATGGATATTGCCAGTGGCGAAACCGGTCACGCGGCCGGGTTGGTCACGCAATTTGCTACCTCGGAAACGTTAATGCAAATCCGCAAATATAGCGTGGAGCTATACACCCAACTAGGGCTGTTGAATGTGGTCGGCAGTTTGCGCGTTGCTTCCAGCCCGGAACAATTTAAGGAACTGCAACGCAGTGTCAGCCGGGCAAAAGGCATAGGGATGGAGGTCGAGATTATCTCGCCTGCCGAAGCGGTCAAGATTATGCCGGCTTTGAGCGATAAGGATTTATATGGCGCCATTTATTTGCCCGATGATGGACATCTCGACCCCTATTTGACGACCACGCACATGGCCGGTCTGGCGAAAGAGATGGGCGTGGAAATCTGCACCAATACGCGAGTGACCGGCATCGAACTGACGCCGCGCGGCGAAATCGAGCGCGTCCTGACCGATAAAGGGGCGATTCGGACGGAGATTGTGATCAACGCGGCCGGTTTATGGGCGCCGCGCGTGGCAGCCATGGCCGGGATTCATATCCCGACCACGCCGGTTGACCATCAGCACATTGCCTTGAAAGCCATCCCGGGCAAAGAATTCGATCACAAAACGCCGTGCTTGCGCGACCCGGATAACCTGATCTATCTACGCGAAGAACAGGGTGGGCTGGTGATCGGCGGTTATGAGCCCAACCCGAAAGAGCGCTGGATCGATGGCGTGCCCTGGGAGCATGGGAACACTTCTCTGCCGCCGGATTTCGAGCGCTTTGAGCAGTTGTTGGAAGGGGCAATTCGGCGCATCCCCATCTTAGAGAACGCCGAAATGTTGAAACTGATCTGCCATCCGGGGGCGTATTCGCCGGATTGCCAGCCGATGATCGGGCCGATGCCGCAGGTGCGGGGCATGTGGATGGCGTGTGGTATGTCATTGAATGGCTTTGGAGGTGCCGGTGGGATTGGCAAGCTGTTAGCCGAGTGGATCATCGACGGCGAACCGTCGTGGGATGTGTATGCCTTCAAAGCCAGCCGCTTCGGCAACTACTACACCAGTTATTATTACACCACCGAGCGTACCCGCGAAGGGGTGAAGTATTACTATCGCTTGAAATTCCCGAATGACGAAAACGAATGGGCGCGCCCGCACCGCGTTTCGCCACTGCATCACCGTCTGCAAGAATTGGGCGCCGTGTTTGGGGAAAAGTTTGGCTGGGAGCGGGTGAATTACTTCCAACCCGGGCAGGAGAGCCGCCGCATGGGCGCCGATCAGCGCAAATGGGGCTGGGGCAAGCCGCCCTATTTTGAACGCCTGCGGGTCGAACACACGGCGGCGCGCGAGCGGGTGGCGATCTTTGATTTCACCTCCTTTGGCAAGATCGAACTGCGCGGCCCTGGAGCATTGCCGCTCTTGCAGCGGGTGGCGGATAGCAATATTGACCGTCCGGTTGGCAGTGCGATCTACACTCAGTTCTTGAACACGCGCGGAGGAGTGGAAGCCGACCTGACCGTGACCCGCCTGGGAGAAGATCGTTTTTGGGTGATTACCGGTTCCTCGTTCATTGCCAACGATCTGGCCTGGTTGCGGATGCACCAGCGCCCCGAAGATGGGGAAGTGGAAATCCGCGATATCACCACCGAATGGGCGTGTATTCCCGTATGGGGTCCGCAAGCACGGGCGACGCTTGCCAAAGTGACCGGCGATGATGTCTCCAACGCAGCTATTCCTTACCTGCGAGCAGCCTGGATCGAGATCAATGGCACGAAAGTCTTGGCCCAGCGGGTGAGCTACATCGGCGAACTGGGTTGGGAGTTGTATGTGCCGTGGGAGCGTGCCATCCAGGTTTGGGATCGGTTGTGGGCGGCCGGACAGGAATTCGGCATTGAGCCGGGCGGTTACAAAGTTGCCGATTGCCTGCGCCTGGAAAAGGGCTATCGGTACTTTACCGGTGATGTCACGCCGCGCGAGAATCCCTATGAGGCTGGTCTGGGCTTTTGTGTTGACCTGGAGAAAGGCGATTTTATCGGCAAAGAGGCGCTCTTGAAAGCCAAACAGGAAGGTATCCGGCGGAAACTTTGTACCCTCACCCTTGAGGGCGAAGATTGGTTGCCGGTCTATGGAGGTGAAGCGGTTTATCTGGATGGCAAAGTGATCAGCCGCGTGCGCAGCGGCGGATATGGCTTCACGGTGAAAAAGAACATCATCTATGCCTATCTACCGCTTGAGCTTGCCAAAGCGGGCAACGCCTTTCAGGTGGAATTGTTCGACCAGCGCGTTCAGGCAGTGGTAGGTCCGACGGTACTGGTGGATCCCAAAGGTGAGAAACTGCGTGCCTGA
- a CDS encoding ABC transporter, periplasmic substrate-binding protein, translating into MNRKISRREFLKLTGLAGGAAVLASCAPKATPTPEFTLPDLTSGESIPLDQLIKAVEIEGKNLTTIALPHDWANYGEMLATFKQKYGVAINELNPDAGSADELEAIRANKDSKGPQAPDVIDIGIAYTKIAKEEGLVAKYKVATWDSIPDDAKDPEGYWWGEYYGVLVFEVIKDPKIPVPQDWPDLLKPEYKNKVAMAGDVLKSNEAVMTVFASGLSMANGDIKAAPQAGLEFWKEMHAKGNFIPVIADQGRIAQGETPVTVEWDYLALANRDALAGNPELEIVVPKTGVVAGPYAGGISAYAPHPYAARLWWEFVMSDEGQLIYLKGYAHPIRFNDMVKRGVIPQELLDKLPPAEAYEKAVFLSVEELTEVKTYITENWRKVVYGE; encoded by the coding sequence ATGAATCGCAAAATTTCTCGACGTGAATTCTTGAAACTGACCGGTCTGGCCGGTGGAGCGGCTGTGTTGGCTTCCTGCGCGCCGAAGGCCACCCCTACGCCCGAGTTCACCCTGCCGGACCTGACCAGCGGTGAGAGCATTCCCCTGGATCAATTGATCAAAGCCGTTGAGATCGAAGGCAAGAATTTGACCACCATCGCCCTACCGCATGACTGGGCAAACTACGGTGAGATGCTGGCTACCTTCAAGCAGAAATATGGGGTTGCCATCAATGAATTGAATCCAGACGCTGGCTCTGCGGACGAACTGGAAGCCATTCGCGCCAACAAAGACAGCAAAGGCCCGCAAGCCCCCGATGTGATCGATATCGGTATCGCCTATACCAAGATCGCCAAAGAAGAAGGTTTGGTGGCAAAATACAAAGTGGCGACCTGGGATAGCATCCCCGATGATGCAAAAGATCCTGAAGGTTACTGGTGGGGAGAATATTACGGGGTGTTAGTTTTTGAGGTTATTAAAGACCCGAAGATTCCAGTTCCCCAAGATTGGCCTGACCTGCTCAAGCCAGAGTATAAGAACAAAGTCGCCATGGCGGGGGATGTCTTGAAGTCAAATGAAGCGGTGATGACCGTCTTTGCTTCAGGGTTGTCGATGGCAAATGGAGACATTAAGGCTGCTCCCCAGGCCGGTCTGGAGTTCTGGAAAGAGATGCACGCAAAAGGAAACTTCATTCCGGTCATTGCCGATCAGGGCCGCATTGCCCAGGGCGAGACTCCGGTAACCGTGGAGTGGGATTATCTGGCTCTGGCAAACCGTGATGCGCTCGCCGGTAATCCTGAGCTGGAGATTGTTGTTCCTAAAACAGGCGTTGTAGCTGGTCCTTATGCAGGTGGTATCAGCGCCTATGCACCTCATCCCTACGCTGCCCGGTTGTGGTGGGAGTTTGTGATGTCCGATGAAGGGCAATTGATTTACCTCAAGGGATATGCTCACCCCATCCGCTTCAATGATATGGTCAAGCGGGGTGTGATCCCGCAGGAATTGCTGGATAAGCTCCCGCCTGCTGAAGCCTACGAGAAAGCCGTCTTCCTCTCCGTCGAAGAACTGACCGAAGTCAAGACCTACATCACCGAAAACTGGCGCAAGGTCGTTTACGGAGAATAA
- a CDS encoding ABC transporter permease protein — translation MLGVDKIVDTRQKEGGAPKARPQTIGSNWTAWLGLLPFLIFAVMFLFLPSVSIVIRSFQDRSGNFTVDNIIALFTVKDIINAYRTSLTISVITAVGGGFFGFLLAYSVIMGGLPRVLRSFMLTFSGVASNFAGVPLAFAFVATIGNAGLVTRLIEDFLNVDIHAKGFTIYNIYGLSVVYMYFQFPLMVLIMAPALDGLRREWREACENLGGTEFHYWRYVALPILMPTLLGTMILLFGNAFGAYATAYAFSGSFINLVTILIGAQIQGDVLYNPGLGNALALGMIVIMSLSMVGYITLQRKASRWLK, via the coding sequence ATGTTGGGCGTGGATAAAATTGTGGATACACGCCAAAAGGAAGGGGGCGCGCCGAAGGCGCGCCCCCAAACCATTGGCTCGAATTGGACGGCATGGCTGGGTTTGTTACCGTTTCTAATTTTTGCGGTGATGTTTTTGTTCTTGCCTTCGGTTTCGATTGTCATTCGCAGCTTTCAAGATCGCAGCGGCAATTTTACGGTTGATAATATCATTGCCCTCTTTACGGTAAAAGATATTATCAATGCTTACCGTACCAGTTTGACCATTAGCGTCATTACTGCTGTAGGTGGCGGTTTTTTTGGCTTCCTCCTGGCTTATTCCGTGATTATGGGGGGCTTACCACGGGTGTTGCGTTCTTTTATGCTGACGTTTTCAGGCGTTGCTTCCAATTTTGCCGGTGTGCCTCTTGCCTTTGCTTTTGTGGCTACGATCGGTAATGCCGGATTGGTGACCCGTCTGATTGAAGATTTCCTTAATGTAGATATCCATGCTAAAGGCTTTACGATTTACAATATTTACGGCTTGAGTGTTGTTTATATGTACTTCCAATTTCCGTTAATGGTGCTCATTATGGCACCGGCTTTAGATGGCTTACGGCGGGAGTGGCGCGAAGCCTGTGAAAATCTGGGTGGCACCGAATTTCATTACTGGCGGTATGTGGCTTTACCGATTCTCATGCCTACTTTGCTTGGCACGATGATCTTGCTCTTTGGCAATGCTTTTGGCGCGTATGCAACTGCATACGCTTTCTCTGGTAGTTTTATTAACCTCGTAACGATTTTAATCGGTGCTCAAATCCAGGGAGATGTTCTTTATAACCCTGGCTTGGGGAACGCCTTGGCGCTCGGTATGATCGTCATCATGTCTTTGAGTATGGTCGGGTATATTACCTTACAACGAAAAGCCTCGAGGTGGTTAAAATGA
- a CDS encoding Cacineurin superfamily phosphoesterase, with protein MRFFFATDVHGSEICWKKFISGGKFYEVDTLILGGDMTGKAIIPIIAQGNNKWKVTLLEQETILEGKEAVDKMVTTIMNRGYYPHVTDPDEVKEIAETPGRSDELFAQYVIKTVERWMEYADEKLAGTGITCYVCPGNDDVFEIDEVIAQSKTVKLAEGKVVWLDEHHEMISTGWSNPTPWETHREEDDEKLLQRIEAMIAQLKDVSNAVFNLHAPPYGSGLDEAPELTKDMRLAYAGRSMVPVGSKAVLQVIEKYQPLLSLHGHIHEGKGTRKYRRTLCINAGSQYEQGILQGVVVELDPKKIRSYVLTTG; from the coding sequence ATGAGATTTTTCTTTGCCACCGATGTACATGGCTCGGAGATTTGTTGGAAGAAGTTCATCAGCGGGGGCAAGTTCTATGAAGTCGATACGTTGATCCTCGGCGGAGATATGACCGGCAAAGCGATTATCCCCATTATCGCTCAGGGAAACAATAAATGGAAAGTGACCTTATTGGAGCAGGAGACCATTCTGGAGGGAAAAGAGGCGGTAGACAAGATGGTCACGACCATCATGAACCGCGGCTATTATCCCCATGTGACCGACCCAGACGAGGTGAAAGAGATCGCCGAAACTCCCGGACGTTCGGATGAACTTTTTGCCCAGTATGTGATCAAAACTGTCGAACGCTGGATGGAATACGCTGATGAAAAGCTGGCTGGCACCGGCATTACCTGCTATGTCTGCCCCGGCAATGATGATGTCTTTGAAATCGATGAGGTGATTGCGCAATCGAAAACGGTCAAACTGGCGGAGGGAAAGGTAGTCTGGCTGGATGAGCATCACGAAATGATCAGCACCGGCTGGTCGAATCCCACCCCCTGGGAGACCCACCGCGAAGAAGACGATGAAAAATTACTCCAACGCATCGAAGCCATGATCGCCCAACTCAAAGATGTGAGCAATGCGGTCTTCAACCTGCACGCTCCACCTTATGGAAGCGGCCTCGATGAAGCACCGGAGTTAACCAAAGACATGCGCCTGGCATACGCGGGTCGTTCGATGGTGCCGGTGGGGAGCAAGGCGGTCTTGCAGGTGATCGAAAAATATCAACCGTTATTGAGCTTACATGGTCATATCCACGAAGGCAAAGGGACGCGCAAATATCGGCGCACCCTGTGCATTAACGCCGGCAGTCAGTATGAACAGGGCATTCTGCAGGGAGTTGTGGTTGAGCTGGACCCGAAGAAAATCCGCAGTTATGTCCTGACGACCGGCTAA
- a CDS encoding Transcriptional regulator of rhamnose utilization, DeoR family, whose product MDTVQIPASLSLIPAQRHELLLKVLAAQRIASCAALAEALNVSESTVRRDLEILEKQGLIERTRGGAILNERIRYEAEFVQRAQRMIEEKRLIGRAAAALVEPGDVIFANSGTTTEQVLRHIRGVPNVTVFTNNTALLNDGYEFDYELVVLGGSYLPLSKAVVGPLTSANLSQVYATKTFIGIEGISLRYGCTVSTFPEAEIIRLMIEHTQGPVVVVSDHTKWGAVSNHLIARLEQVDKLITDRGLDANARMALISRSIEVIVAT is encoded by the coding sequence ATGGATACCGTTCAGATCCCCGCTTCTCTTTCCCTGATCCCCGCTCAGCGTCATGAGTTGCTCTTAAAAGTGCTGGCAGCCCAACGCATCGCCTCCTGTGCCGCCCTTGCCGAAGCGCTGAATGTCTCCGAATCAACTGTCCGCCGTGATCTCGAAATCCTCGAAAAACAGGGCTTAATCGAGCGCACGCGCGGCGGAGCAATTCTCAACGAACGGATTCGCTATGAAGCCGAGTTTGTCCAGCGCGCCCAGCGCATGATTGAGGAAAAACGCCTGATCGGTCGGGCGGCTGCCGCTCTGGTGGAACCCGGCGATGTGATCTTTGCCAACTCTGGCACAACCACCGAACAGGTTTTACGCCATATTCGCGGTGTTCCCAACGTCACGGTCTTCACCAACAATACCGCCCTGCTCAATGATGGCTATGAGTTCGACTATGAACTGGTCGTATTGGGTGGCAGTTATTTACCGCTTTCCAAAGCGGTCGTCGGTCCTCTGACCTCCGCCAATCTCAGTCAGGTCTATGCCACCAAAACCTTTATTGGTATCGAAGGGATCAGCCTGCGGTATGGTTGTACGGTTTCGACCTTTCCAGAAGCAGAGATTATCCGCCTGATGATCGAACACACCCAGGGTCCGGTGGTCGTAGTCAGCGATCACACCAAATGGGGTGCAGTGTCCAACCACCTCATCGCCCGGCTCGAGCAGGTAGATAAGCTGATCACCGACCGCGGTCTGGATGCCAACGCGCGCATGGCGTTGATTTCTCGCTCGATTGAGGTCATTGTAGCAACCTGA